AAGACGATTTGGGCGTTGCTAAAAATTCAGAAATAAAAAATACCATTACCTTGAACCAGGCCAGAGAAGAGTTTGTTACTAAGGTCAATTCTAAAATTTTCTTAAGCCAGAGAGGATATTTCCAAGATGAAATTTTCGGCAACGACGGGCCTATTCCTCCGCAAACTGGTTCTGAAACAACTTACACGATAATGTGGCAGGTCAAGAATTATTCCAATGACGTTAATAACGCAAAAGTAAAAGCGGTTCTTTCGGAAGGAGTTCGTCTGACGGGAAAAATTTTCCCGGAAGACCAGTCTTCTAAATTAGCCTTTGATTCGCAATCAAGGGAGATTGTTTGGGCGGTCGGGGATTTGAAGGCAGGAGAAGGGATTATGACTTCCGCGCCGAATATTTCTTTTCAAATTTCTTTTACCCCGTCTGAAGCTCAAAAAGGGAAGCTGGCCCAGCTTATCGGAGAGGCCAGTTTGATGGGAGAGGATGCCTGGACGAAGGGAAACTTGGAAACAAAAAGTCCGGCTATAGACACTGCCTTACCTGACGACTTAACCGTCAACGAAAAAGAAGGCGCCATCCAATAAAACCTACAACCTATAACTTGGAGCTCAGAGCCTACAATATAGGGTCAAAAATAATTTTCAAGAGAATGGAAAATGAAATAAATTCAATAGGGCGATTATTGTCTCAAGCGATGGTGATTATGCCGGTTTGATAAAATTTTTGCAAGAGAAGGATAAATTAAAAATTATACTTTCTCCGAGTATTCAGAAAAAATGTTCAATCCTTCTCAAGAGAACAAGCGCCCCGATTGCTTATTTGAATGATAAAAGATTGATTTTACAGATTAGAAAAGAAAAAGCCCCCACAAAGGACAAGCCTTAACAGGGTCTTTTTCGTAGTAATACTATTAATATATCAAATTGTCAGTCAATGTCAATGCTAAAACTGCGGAAAACAGAATTCTTAAAAGAGCGGTAGAGGACGGGTCTCTCCCGATTTTGTTTTGGAGTTTGGGAGCAAAATCTGCTATGATTAGAATGAATAAACCGGAAGCTTATAATTTTGAATTTAATATTTTAGTATGGAGGATTTGATGCAAAAAATTATATCATTATGCAAACGCCGCGGATTTGTGTTTCCGTCGTCTGAAATATACGGCGGATTTTCCGCTATCTACGATTACGGCCCTTATGGAGCGGAACTGGCCAATAATATAAAAAAAGAATGGTGGAAAGCGATGGTCCAAATGCGGGAAGATATCGTCGGCTTGGATTCGGCCATATTCATGCATCCGAAAATTTGGGAAGCTTCCGGCCACGTTTCCGGTTTTTCCGATCCTTTATCTGAATGCAAAAAATGCCATAATCGCTTGAGAGCCGATCATCTTCTGGAATCAGCCGATGTTTTTGCCGATGAAAAAATGTCGGAAGAGGAAATCAATAAAATCTTTTCTGCTAATATGGAAAAGATAAAATGCCCGATTTGCGGGAAAAGCGATTTTACGGAAATTAAGAAATTTAATCTGCTGGTCAAATCTAATTTGGGAAATTTTACCGGCGATTGGAGTAAAAACCCTGTTTACCTTCGCGGAGAGACTTGCCAGGGAATTTACGTAAATTACAAAAATGTTTTAGATACCGCCAGAGTAAAAATTCCCTTCGGCATCGCTCAAATCGGAAAAGCCTTCCGCAACGAAATCACCGCCCGCCAGTTTATTTTTAGAACTCGCGAATTTGAGCAGATGGAAATGCAATATTTTGTTTCTCCCGGGAAAGAGATTGAAGAATACGGAAAATTAAAAGAAGTAAGATGGCAGTATTATTTGGATTTGGGAATAAAAGAGGAAAATCTCAAATGGCACAAGCACGAAAATTTGGTTTTTTACGCCAAAGAAGCTTACGACATTGAATATAATTTCCCTTTCGGGTTTAAAGAATTGGAAGGAATCCACGCCCGCGGAGATTATGATTTGTCTCAGCACAGCAAGTTTTCCGGACAGGAACTTTCCTATCTCGATCCGGCGACTGGCGAGAAGTACATTCCTCACATAATAGAATCTTCGGTTGGCGTAGGAAGGACAATGTTGGCTGTTTTGTCGGACGCTTATACTGAAGAAAAGATGGATGGGGAGGAAGGAAGAGTTGTTCTGAAAATTTCAAAAAAATTAGCGCCGGTCAAAGTGGCGATTTTCCCATTATTGAGGAACAAGCCGGAATTAGTCCAAAAAGCCAAGGAAGTTTATGATCTTCTCAAACCGACTTTTATGTGTGAGTTTGATGATAATGGAAACATCGGCAAGAGGTACAGGAGGCAGGATGAGATCGGCACGCCGATATGTCTGACCATTGACTTTGACTCTTTAGAAAAAGGAGATGTCACTATCCGCGACCGCGACACCATGAAACAAGAGCGAATTGTCGTGAAAGACTTAGTTGACACAATTAAACAAAAATTAGAACAATAAAATTATTAACTAAATTAAAATAAAAAATATGAGCGAAGCAAATTTAAGCGATTACGTTAACGGGATTAAGGGAAAAGTAGAGCAAATGGAAAGGGACATGAGGGATTGGAAAAAATGCCTGGAGGATGCCAAGAAGGAGATAGAAAAGCAAATAGAAATAATAGACAGAGAAGTTCTCTCTGAAATTAAGAGTTACGAAAATAGCGATAGTCCTCTTTCCAAGATTAAGGACATCCTGGATGATATTCCGACCAAATAAGATGTTTGAAAAGAAAATTCTGGAAAATGGGTTAAGAATTATTGCTGTTCCTCAAGCCGATACTCAAGCGGTGACGATTTTGATAATGGTAAAAGCAGGATCAAGCAATGAAAAAAGGGAAATAAGCGGGATTTCTCATCTTCTGGAGCATGTTCTTTTTAAAGGAACAAAAAAAAGGCCCTCATGGGAGCAAGTTGATGAAGATATGGATAGAATGGGGGCGGAACGCAACGCTTTTACCGGTTATGAGTGCACCGGTTATTGGATTAAAGCCGAGAGTTCTAACTTTGAGAATGCTTTAGAGGTTATTTCCGATATTTTTTTAAACGCCATTCTTAAGGAAAAAGACATTGAAAAAGAAAAAGGAGTGATTGTTGAAGAAATAAATATGTATGAGGACAGCCCCAGCCTCCATATAACCAGAGTTTGGCGAGAATTATTGTACGGCGATCAGCCGTCAGGCTGGGATATCGCCGGGACAAAAGAGAG
The Candidatus Nealsonbacteria bacterium CG07_land_8_20_14_0_80_39_13 DNA segment above includes these coding regions:
- a CDS encoding glycine--tRNA ligase, which codes for MEDLMQKIISLCKRRGFVFPSSEIYGGFSAIYDYGPYGAELANNIKKEWWKAMVQMREDIVGLDSAIFMHPKIWEASGHVSGFSDPLSECKKCHNRLRADHLLESADVFADEKMSEEEINKIFSANMEKIKCPICGKSDFTEIKKFNLLVKSNLGNFTGDWSKNPVYLRGETCQGIYVNYKNVLDTARVKIPFGIAQIGKAFRNEITARQFIFRTREFEQMEMQYFVSPGKEIEEYGKLKEVRWQYYLDLGIKEENLKWHKHENLVFYAKEAYDIEYNFPFGFKELEGIHARGDYDLSQHSKFSGQELSYLDPATGEKYIPHIIESSVGVGRTMLAVLSDAYTEEKMDGEEGRVVLKISKKLAPVKVAIFPLLRNKPELVQKAKEVYDLLKPTFMCEFDDNGNIGKRYRRQDEIGTPICLTIDFDSLEKGDVTIRDRDTMKQERIVVKDLVDTIKQKLEQ